The sequence GAACCACAAGCAGATCATCCTGAGTTCCGACCGGCCGCCCAAGGACATCCAAACGCTCGAAGGCCGGCTACGCAGCCGCTTCGAGTGGGGCCTGATTACCGACATCCAGTCGCCGGAGTTCGAGACGCGGGTGGCGATTCTCAAGATGAATGCCGAGCAGGCCAATATCAACATTCCGCAGGAAGTGCTGGAGCTGATCGCCCGGCAGGTCACCACCAACATCCGCGAGTTGGAAGGTGCGCTGATGCGGGTGGTGGCCTTTTCCAGTTTGAACAATGTCCCTTTCAGCCGGGCGGTGGCTTCCAAGGCACTGTCTAACGTATTCGCGCCGCAGGAATTGCAAGTGGAAATGTCTGAGGTGGTCCGCGCCGCCGCGCAACTGTTCGAAGTCACCACCGAGCAGATTCGGGGCACCGGACGGGCCAGAGACATCGTGGTGCCCCGGCAAATCGCCATGTACCTTATCCGGGAGCTGACTCCTCACTCGTTGCCTGAAATCGGCCAATATTTCGGCCGTGACCATTCCACCGTTATGCACGCAGTGAGCAAGGTCAGTGAAAGCATTAAAAAGGACGAGGAGATGGCCGCTCAGGTGAGCCGCCTCCGCCGCCACCTGGAAGGGCTACACGAACCTGAGGGCGAGCACTGAGGCTCAGCCCGAGTTTCGAGTGCCCCAGTTTTGCCTCGGCTGAGATGAGACACTCTGTTTCGGTCAACCTAGAGGGGGATAGGACTCTTACAAGACATGTATAGAGAGTGCCCAGCTACCCTTAAACGTTCCAAAAGTTGTTCCAAACACCTGTGAAAACTTTCCCTTTCTGTGGATAACCCTGTGGATAACCCTGTGGATAACCCCCGAAATCCTGTGGAAAAACTTGTGGAAAACTCCAGCCTTTTTTCCCCTGTGGATAAGTGATCAAGTTATCCACAGGTTATCCACAGGCAGAGGTGACTTATCCACATTTTTGTCCACAAGGAGAATGTCGTTATAGACGGCCTCCAAGGGGCTTTTCCACAGTTTCCACAGGGCCTACTATTACTACTACTAGTTTTTTAAGTTTAAAAAGAACAGAGAGTAGAGAGCTCTTGACAGGACCTGGAGACCGGACCACCTAGGGTTTCCAGAAAAGAGAGACCAGAGGTGGTTGGAGATAGATCAAGCAGCGCTACTCCGCGACACACCGGCTAGACTGAGAGCGATGAAAGCCACCGTAACCAAGAAAGTCCTGAGTGAAGGTCTGGGTCTCCTCGAAAGGGTGGTTCCTAGCCGCAGTTCCAACCCTCTGCTGACCTCGCTCAAGATCGAAGCCACGGAACAGGGCCTCCATCTGAGTGGCACCAATTTGGAAGTGGACCTGGCTAGCTTTGCGCCGGCAGAAGTGCAAAACCCACAGGCATTCGTGGTGCCGGCGCATCTGCTGTCGCAGATCGTGCGGACCTTGGGGGGCGAGCTGGTTGAGCTGGAACTGAGCGGCGACGAGCTGTCAGTACGCTCTGGAGGCTCAGACTTCAAGATTCAAACGGGTGATGTGGCTGCTTTTCCTGAACTGAACTTTCCCAGCCAGGTGGACGCCACGGTAGAAGCCTCCGACCTGGCACGGGCTCTGAACAGCGTGCGCTATGCGGCCAGCAACGAAGCTTTCCAGGCCGTATTTCGCGGCGTGAAGCTGGAAAAGCGCGACAATGGCGCCCGTGTGGTCGCTTCCGACGGCTACCGGGTGGCCCTGCACGACTTCGCCCTGGAAGGTGAGGTGCGGGAACTCA is a genomic window of Deinococcus proteolyticus MRP containing:
- the dnaN gene encoding DNA polymerase III subunit beta, with product MKATVTKKVLSEGLGLLERVVPSRSSNPLLTSLKIEATEQGLHLSGTNLEVDLASFAPAEVQNPQAFVVPAHLLSQIVRTLGGELVELELSGDELSVRSGGSDFKIQTGDVAAFPELNFPSQVDATVEASDLARALNSVRYAASNEAFQAVFRGVKLEKRDNGARVVASDGYRVALHDFALEGEVRELIMPARSVDELVRMLRDGEAKLSYGEGQLSVTTDRVRMNLKLLDGEFPDYERVIPTDTKLQVKLPSGSLKESVGRVAVLADKNANNRVEFLVTEGQLQLNAEGDYGRAHDTLSVEQSGTEPAISLAFNAKYVQDALGPIEGEAEMLFAESTKPAIFRPAAGGGYMAVLVALRV